A single window of Gemmatimonadaceae bacterium DNA harbors:
- a CDS encoding RNA polymerase sigma factor, with protein MTKSVVALHSAYRVSEPDLIARVLAGDRIAARELYDAHSPRVYRLAFRLTGDADLAREFTQDTFVRAFGQLAKFRGDSALSTWLHRITVTVVANAMRKVKRFRERETDLEDVHPFSSDSAGVDPVLRERLHRAIEDLPEIYRTTVIMHDIEGYTHTEIAAVLGVAEGTCKSRLSQARAQLRATLSDLAPELES; from the coding sequence GTGACCAAATCAGTCGTTGCCCTCCACTCAGCCTACCGGGTGAGCGAACCCGATCTGATCGCTCGGGTCCTTGCCGGAGACCGGATTGCGGCGCGCGAGCTCTACGACGCGCACTCGCCCCGGGTCTATCGTCTTGCCTTTCGGTTGACCGGAGACGCCGATCTGGCGCGTGAGTTCACGCAGGACACGTTCGTCCGGGCGTTCGGGCAGCTCGCGAAGTTCCGCGGCGACTCGGCGCTCTCCACCTGGCTGCATCGCATCACCGTCACCGTGGTGGCCAACGCGATGCGCAAGGTGAAGCGGTTCAGGGAACGGGAAACGGACCTCGAGGACGTGCATCCGTTCAGCTCAGACAGCGCGGGAGTCGACCCCGTCCTGCGCGAGCGCCTGCATCGCGCGATCGAAGACCTACCTGAGATCTATCGAACCACTGTGATCATGCACGACATCGAAGGCTATACCCACACCGAGATCGCGGCAGTGCTCGGCGTGGCGGAAGGAACCTGCAAGAGCCGGCTCTCTCAGGCGCGCGCGCAACTTCGCGCGACGCTCAGCGATCTGGCCCCGGAGTTGGAGTCATGA
- a CDS encoding PadR family transcriptional regulator, whose product MPNLELLQGTLDTLVLKTLSWGPRHGYAVARWIKDTSDGTIQVEDRALYVALHRLEERGWITASWGLSENNRKAKYYELTAAGRKQLAHKTADFTAYATAMFKILKVVNEPEHPR is encoded by the coding sequence TTGCCCAATCTCGAACTGCTCCAGGGTACGCTCGACACCCTGGTCCTCAAAACGTTGTCCTGGGGACCGCGCCACGGCTATGCCGTCGCCCGATGGATCAAGGACACGAGCGACGGGACCATCCAGGTCGAGGACCGGGCGCTCTACGTCGCCCTCCATCGCCTCGAGGAGCGCGGCTGGATCACGGCCTCCTGGGGCCTCTCCGAGAACAACCGCAAGGCGAAGTACTACGAGCTCACGGCCGCCGGGCGAAAGCAGTTGGCGCACAAGACCGCCGACTTCACGGCCTACGCCACGGCCATGTTCAAGATTCTCAAAGTCGTTAATGAGCCGGAGCATCCACGATGA
- a CDS encoding HEAT repeat domain-containing protein, with translation MIRHFQFVLAAAIVAAAAPTVRAQSLEARVNGAPDGRVQFSFAARPGVCGNGRTYYSTSPGNYNGTFYSNSDIRMEPCVAGPVRVVIDRADKLPLSVQTYVGPLDSTQRGTTDLGRVRAQDAVDYLLSLATKVEGRAGREAISPAMLADSANSASQLVAIARNTALPRETRRTALNYMGRSTDGMQTIPSSVTDPILAIARDEQDNQNVRQGALGVLGRLDHGAGIPSLIQLSQQTESSWLARESMQALASSGDPRARQYLRTAVRRTDLPDDVLTVALRSLGQQYATAQDAALLRERYPTLTSDRSHEAVFSALAEMGGAENVKWLLALAQNANESLSLRRRAADAANRAGAPIGEMIKLYDTTTDPSMKQTLISIYVRNGERAATDKLISIVKGEENLSVRRSAINQLSRSDDPRIKQALQDLVVR, from the coding sequence ATGATTCGCCACTTCCAATTCGTTCTGGCCGCGGCGATCGTCGCCGCGGCCGCGCCGACGGTTCGCGCACAGTCACTGGAAGCCCGGGTGAATGGCGCGCCCGACGGCCGCGTGCAATTCAGTTTCGCCGCACGTCCCGGCGTCTGCGGCAACGGGCGGACCTACTACTCGACCAGCCCGGGCAACTACAACGGCACGTTCTACAGCAACTCCGATATACGGATGGAGCCGTGCGTCGCCGGTCCGGTGCGCGTCGTCATCGATCGCGCGGACAAGCTCCCGCTGTCGGTACAAACCTACGTCGGTCCGCTGGACTCGACGCAGCGCGGCACCACCGATCTCGGTCGGGTGCGCGCGCAGGACGCCGTGGACTACTTGCTGTCGCTCGCCACGAAGGTCGAAGGGCGCGCGGGACGCGAAGCCATCAGTCCCGCCATGCTCGCCGACAGCGCGAACAGCGCGTCGCAGCTGGTGGCGATCGCGCGCAACACCGCCCTGCCGCGCGAGACACGCCGCACCGCGCTCAACTACATGGGCCGCTCGACCGACGGAATGCAGACGATTCCGTCCAGCGTCACCGATCCGATTCTCGCGATCGCGCGCGACGAGCAGGACAACCAGAACGTGCGCCAGGGTGCGCTCGGAGTCCTGGGCCGGCTCGATCACGGCGCCGGCATTCCGTCGCTGATTCAACTTTCTCAACAGACGGAAAGCTCGTGGCTCGCGCGCGAGTCGATGCAAGCGCTCGCGAGCTCGGGCGACCCGCGCGCGCGGCAGTATCTGCGCACCGCGGTCCGTCGCACCGATCTGCCCGACGACGTGTTGACCGTCGCGCTGCGTTCGCTCGGCCAGCAGTACGCGACGGCCCAGGATGCCGCGCTCCTGCGCGAGCGCTACCCGACGCTCACGAGCGATCGCTCGCACGAGGCAGTGTTCTCGGCGCTCGCGGAGATGGGTGGGGCGGAGAACGTGAAATGGCTATTGGCCCTGGCGCAGAACGCGAATGAATCGCTGTCACTCAGGCGTCGCGCGGCCGATGCGGCGAATCGCGCCGGCGCGCCGATCGGCGAGATGATCAAGCTGTACGACACGACCACCGATCCCAGCATGAAGCAAACGTTGATCAGCATCTACGTGCGCAACGGTGAGCGCGCGGCGACGGACAAGCTGATCTCGATCGTGAAGGGCGAGGAGAACCTGTCGGTGCGCCGCAGCGCGATCAACCAGCTGTCACGCTCGGACGATCCACGCATCAAGCAGGCGTTGCAGGATCTGGTGGTGCGATAG
- a CDS encoding DUF4386 family protein, producing MTNTATGIISQGSYTPPSHVGSQPSARMLALTGLFAAVAIIAGIVAVGFIPDQLNVSAVDKALVQIEAHHRAEEIAGWMFAVGLAAVIPFTWLVVRTLGETVRTPATVGAWIITVGVTANVVGGLTMVALGHTVAPALADPAMKSVAVAFIGLGVAIDSMYNLSLGIGMLMIGRAMRHSEWPRWLANLALAAGALSLPVALEWYSPAAAVVQYASGTLYLVWAIGTSVVALRRLNRT from the coding sequence ATGACCAACACGGCCACAGGCATCATCTCGCAGGGCAGCTACACTCCCCCGTCGCACGTTGGATCGCAGCCGTCGGCGCGCATGCTCGCGCTGACGGGCTTGTTTGCGGCGGTCGCCATCATCGCCGGCATCGTCGCGGTCGGGTTCATCCCTGACCAATTAAACGTGTCGGCCGTGGACAAAGCGTTGGTGCAAATCGAGGCGCACCATCGCGCGGAAGAAATCGCCGGCTGGATGTTCGCTGTCGGCCTCGCGGCGGTGATCCCGTTCACCTGGCTGGTGGTGCGCACGCTCGGTGAAACCGTTCGCACGCCGGCGACCGTGGGTGCCTGGATCATCACGGTCGGCGTCACGGCCAATGTGGTCGGCGGTCTCACGATGGTTGCCTTGGGGCATACCGTAGCGCCGGCGCTCGCCGACCCCGCGATGAAGTCTGTGGCGGTCGCGTTCATTGGGCTCGGTGTCGCGATCGACTCGATGTACAATCTTTCGCTGGGCATCGGCATGCTGATGATCGGCCGGGCGATGCGCCACAGCGAGTGGCCGAGATGGCTGGCGAATCTCGCGCTGGCGGCGGGCGCCTTGTCGCTCCCCGTTGCGCTGGAGTGGTACTCGCCCGCGGCCGCCGTCGTGCAATATGCGAGCGGTACGTTGTATCTCGTGTGGGCGATCGGAACGAGCGTGGTGGCACTCCGGCGGCTGAACCGTACCTAG
- a CDS encoding HEAT repeat domain-containing protein, with translation MKCITLSMMLTWTAAAAVAAAQTPPAPVPPVQPAQPAPAPRALRAVRVPPRGFGEMELEEMSAADRAMRPLAIAPMARVERMAEMAQMAPMAPMAPIEPMPAMAIDMGFGPRGPVAVRVDRFERQMPPPGWAQGDPADSLYNRAREVVGRGDWGRAAQMFADLQKNYPKSAYEKDSQYWEAFARYKIGTTDQLKQASKILEPLASQLSPSNGGSFAFRNGRRTSDNEILALYARINGVLAQRGDSDAAAKVAKAAAAQGAPCDQEEITVRTEALNALSQMDPSQAMQLLRRVLDRKDECSSQLRRNAVFILGRRADADASALLLQVAKSDPDVSVRSEAVSYLARTPGDAGINALEDILKTEQDERIQRAAVRALMSSDNARARASMRSLIDRKDAPLNLRIEAIGSFNSERASSDDAAYLRGLYGRADNDRIKEAVVSALSRMGGTENDQFLLGIIRNSNEPSAARSAALARLARSPSTTTADIVKLYDASAESYEVRTRLISILGNRKDQESTDKLIDIVKNSTVINHRTQAINALMNKKDPRATQALTDVLDGKKP, from the coding sequence ATGAAATGCATCACGCTCTCCATGATGCTCACCTGGACCGCGGCCGCCGCGGTGGCCGCGGCGCAAACGCCGCCGGCACCGGTCCCGCCGGTGCAACCCGCGCAACCCGCTCCGGCGCCCCGCGCCTTGCGAGCCGTCAGAGTTCCGCCACGCGGCTTCGGCGAGATGGAGCTGGAGGAAATGAGCGCGGCCGACCGTGCGATGCGACCGTTAGCAATCGCACCGATGGCTCGCGTGGAGCGCATGGCCGAGATGGCGCAGATGGCGCCGATGGCTCCCATGGCGCCGATCGAGCCCATGCCGGCGATGGCCATCGACATGGGGTTTGGGCCGCGTGGCCCGGTCGCCGTACGCGTTGATCGCTTCGAGCGGCAGATGCCACCGCCGGGCTGGGCGCAGGGCGATCCAGCGGACTCGCTCTACAATCGAGCGCGCGAGGTCGTCGGACGCGGCGATTGGGGCCGTGCGGCGCAGATGTTCGCCGACCTCCAGAAGAACTACCCCAAGTCGGCGTACGAAAAAGATTCGCAGTACTGGGAAGCGTTTGCGCGCTACAAGATCGGTACGACGGACCAATTGAAACAGGCATCGAAGATTCTCGAGCCGCTGGCGTCGCAACTCTCGCCGTCGAACGGCGGCTCGTTCGCCTTCCGAAACGGCCGACGCACCAGCGACAACGAGATCCTGGCCCTCTACGCCCGCATCAATGGTGTGCTGGCGCAGCGCGGCGACAGCGATGCCGCGGCGAAAGTAGCCAAAGCCGCGGCGGCGCAGGGCGCACCGTGCGACCAGGAAGAGATCACCGTCCGCACCGAAGCGTTGAACGCGCTCAGCCAGATGGATCCGTCGCAGGCCATGCAGCTCCTGCGCCGGGTACTCGATCGCAAGGATGAATGCTCGTCGCAGCTTCGCCGGAACGCGGTCTTCATTCTGGGCCGCCGCGCGGACGCCGACGCCTCGGCGCTGCTGCTGCAGGTCGCCAAGAGCGATCCCGACGTGAGCGTGCGCAGCGAAGCCGTTTCGTATCTCGCGCGCACGCCGGGCGACGCCGGCATCAACGCGCTCGAGGACATTCTCAAGACGGAGCAGGACGAGCGCATTCAGCGCGCCGCCGTGCGCGCGCTCATGAGCAGCGACAATGCGCGCGCTCGCGCCAGCATGCGCTCGTTGATCGACCGCAAGGACGCGCCGCTCAACTTGCGCATCGAAGCGATCGGCAGCTTCAACTCCGAGCGCGCCTCGAGTGACGACGCGGCGTATCTGCGCGGCCTCTACGGCAGGGCGGACAACGACCGGATCAAGGAAGCGGTCGTGAGCGCGCTGTCACGTATGGGTGGAACCGAGAACGACCAGTTCCTGCTCGGAATCATCCGCAACTCCAACGAGCCGAGCGCCGCGCGCTCGGCGGCGCTGGCACGGCTCGCCCGATCGCCAAGCACGACGACGGCTGACATCGTGAAGCTCTACGACGCGTCGGCGGAATCGTACGAGGTTCGCACGCGGCTCATCAGCATCCTCGGCAACCGGAAGGATCAGGAATCGACGGACAAGCTGATCGACATCGTGAAGAACAGCACGGTGATCAATCATCGCACGCAGGCGATCAACGCGTTGATGAACAAGAAGGATCCGCGCGCCACTCAGGCGCTCACGGACGTCCTCGACGGGAAGAAGCCATGA
- a CDS encoding YIP1 family protein — protein MTTAAEPTTPPPVPVAEKASFWEDLIDIFYQPRAVFERRRNASAWPPFLFVVIAIGVITFATYSTLEPAITADMQRVMAKSMAQNPQMTQEMADRTISMQATFGRYIAPLFLGILIAIVGLAAWLVSKMFSGREGAGQAIMITSYAYMPRVLGAIATGVMGLLMDPAKLTSMTVFSLGPAHFADSTTTSPLVMAVLQRLEIPLLWETVLLAIGVAVLGKISRGKATAFGILMWVLGGLWQFRTAFLQS, from the coding sequence ATGACGACTGCCGCCGAGCCGACAACGCCTCCGCCGGTACCTGTGGCCGAGAAGGCGTCGTTCTGGGAAGACCTGATCGACATTTTCTATCAACCGCGCGCCGTGTTCGAGCGGCGGCGCAACGCCAGCGCATGGCCGCCGTTCCTCTTCGTCGTGATCGCGATCGGTGTCATCACGTTCGCCACATATAGCACGCTGGAGCCGGCGATCACCGCCGACATGCAACGTGTGATGGCCAAGTCGATGGCGCAGAATCCGCAAATGACGCAGGAGATGGCGGACCGCACCATCTCCATGCAGGCGACGTTCGGCCGGTACATCGCGCCGCTGTTCCTCGGAATCCTCATCGCGATCGTCGGGCTCGCGGCGTGGCTGGTGAGCAAGATGTTCAGCGGGCGCGAAGGTGCGGGACAGGCGATCATGATCACGTCGTACGCCTACATGCCCCGTGTTCTCGGCGCGATCGCGACGGGGGTCATGGGGCTGCTGATGGACCCGGCCAAGCTGACCTCGATGACAGTATTCTCATTGGGACCGGCGCACTTTGCCGATTCGACGACGACGTCGCCCCTCGTGATGGCCGTGCTCCAGCGACTCGAGATCCCGCTCCTCTGGGAGACGGTGCTGCTCGCGATCGGCGTCGCTGTTCTTGGAAAGATCTCGCGCGGCAAGGCCACCGCGTTCGGGATTCTGATGTGGGTATTGGGCGGTCTCTGGCAGTTCCGGACCGCATTTCTACAGTCCTAG
- a CDS encoding ABC transporter permease, producing the protein MSDRNHQPRKLFHIDSTRHSVRTEIDDEMRFHLDARTDELVRAGYSAADARRLALDEYGDVTAARAELAEIDRRRVGRVAIREWLASWTQDVRFAFRGLRARPAFSATVILTIALGIGVNVAIFSVVDSVLLKPLPFAEPDRLVHLWETYHSAVDNRSEASYPDYLDWRARNKTFIDMAGYQGGGFLLGGAHPATIGGAKATANFFDVLGVHAALGRNFIAGEDAVGAPKVAMLSYGFWQTRFAGSTNVVGQSIVLDGTPRTIVGVLPRNFVFARQSAANVWIPIDRGQSAREQRGNHWLNVVARLEPGATVALADADMNDIMRDLARENPRSNAERTAQVRPLRDELVGSVRPILLLLYGAVLVVLLIACVNVANLLLIRGADRQREMAVRVALGAGKTRLVRQLLTESIVLALCGGVLAIAVAKLVVEALLSLLPATPIRGLPPLSSVGIDGRVVAYAMLVSLAAGVGFGVAPALGMIRPRLHDALKQGSRGASAAASRLRDALVVGEIALTVVLLSGALLFGRSMVRLLAIDPGFRTDRLLTTTVVFPASRYSTTQSQIGAMRRFENGVREIPGVEGVGLVSKLPLDFGNSLGFLIAGQPQTAPGKFLSASYRATTPDYFRVAGIRFIDGAVYRAVNDTTQPLMAIVNHALAAAYFGGRSMVGQRIILGTDTGTVVGEVNDVPIGNIEDKIPPTMYLEFGSISQAGMAAVIRTSADASQIERSLRRALASIDADAAFTPVRPMDDLITESPSVFMRRFPLYLIGTFALAALLLSIVGIYGVVSYSVAQRTREMGIRMALGAQPGSLVALVLRHGAFMAAAGVALGTVAALLAGRFAQQLLYGVTTRDPVTYLGVGAVLTVVALGATILPARRATKVDPSLALRAE; encoded by the coding sequence ATGAGCGACCGGAACCATCAACCGCGCAAGCTGTTCCACATCGACTCGACTCGTCATTCCGTTCGCACCGAGATCGACGACGAGATGCGCTTCCATCTCGATGCACGTACGGACGAGCTCGTGCGCGCGGGATATTCGGCCGCCGACGCCCGGCGACTCGCCTTGGACGAATACGGCGACGTCACCGCCGCGCGTGCCGAGCTCGCCGAGATCGACCGGCGGCGAGTCGGACGCGTGGCGATCCGCGAGTGGCTCGCGTCGTGGACGCAGGACGTTCGCTTCGCATTCCGCGGTCTGCGCGCGCGGCCGGCATTCAGCGCGACCGTGATCCTCACGATCGCGCTCGGCATTGGCGTCAACGTCGCGATCTTCAGCGTCGTCGACTCCGTGTTGCTTAAACCGTTGCCGTTCGCCGAACCCGACCGGCTCGTGCACTTGTGGGAGACGTATCACTCGGCCGTCGACAATCGATCGGAAGCGTCGTATCCCGACTACCTCGATTGGCGCGCGCGAAACAAGACGTTCATCGACATGGCCGGCTACCAGGGCGGTGGGTTCCTGCTCGGCGGTGCGCATCCGGCGACGATCGGCGGCGCGAAAGCCACCGCCAACTTCTTCGACGTGCTCGGCGTGCATGCCGCGCTCGGTCGCAACTTCATCGCGGGCGAAGACGCCGTTGGCGCGCCGAAGGTGGCGATGCTGAGCTACGGCTTCTGGCAAACCCGGTTCGCCGGCAGCACGAACGTCGTTGGCCAATCCATCGTACTCGATGGAACGCCACGAACCATTGTCGGCGTCCTGCCGCGGAATTTCGTCTTCGCGCGGCAGAGCGCGGCCAACGTCTGGATTCCGATCGACCGCGGGCAATCCGCACGCGAGCAACGCGGCAATCACTGGTTGAACGTCGTGGCGCGCCTCGAGCCGGGTGCAACCGTGGCGCTCGCGGATGCCGACATGAACGACATCATGCGCGATCTCGCGCGTGAGAATCCTCGATCGAACGCCGAGCGAACCGCTCAAGTCAGACCGTTGCGCGACGAGTTGGTGGGATCGGTTCGACCGATCCTGCTGTTGTTGTACGGCGCCGTGCTCGTGGTGCTGCTCATCGCGTGCGTCAACGTGGCGAATCTGTTGCTCATTCGCGGCGCGGACCGGCAGCGGGAAATGGCAGTTCGCGTCGCACTCGGCGCCGGCAAGACGCGTCTCGTTCGCCAACTTCTTACCGAAAGCATCGTCCTTGCGCTGTGCGGCGGCGTGCTCGCGATCGCCGTGGCGAAGCTCGTGGTCGAGGCGTTGCTGAGTCTTTTGCCGGCAACTCCAATTCGCGGGCTGCCGCCGCTGTCATCCGTGGGCATCGATGGGCGAGTCGTCGCGTACGCGATGCTCGTGTCGCTCGCGGCGGGCGTTGGCTTCGGCGTCGCTCCCGCGCTTGGGATGATTCGGCCGCGACTTCACGATGCGCTCAAGCAGGGAAGCCGCGGCGCCAGTGCTGCCGCAAGTCGTTTGCGCGATGCATTGGTCGTTGGTGAGATCGCACTCACGGTCGTACTGCTGTCCGGCGCGCTGCTCTTCGGCCGCAGCATGGTCCGGCTGCTCGCGATCGATCCGGGCTTCCGTACCGACCGTTTGCTCACGACGACGGTCGTGTTTCCAGCGAGTCGATATTCCACGACTCAATCGCAGATCGGCGCGATGCGCCGCTTCGAGAATGGTGTGCGCGAAATTCCGGGCGTCGAGGGTGTCGGTCTCGTGTCCAAGCTGCCGCTCGACTTCGGCAACTCGCTCGGCTTCCTGATCGCGGGGCAACCGCAGACCGCGCCGGGAAAGTTCTTGAGCGCGAGTTATCGCGCGACGACGCCCGACTACTTTCGCGTCGCGGGCATTCGCTTCATCGATGGCGCGGTGTATCGCGCGGTGAACGACACGACGCAGCCGCTCATGGCGATCGTGAATCACGCGCTCGCGGCGGCGTACTTCGGCGGCCGAAGCATGGTCGGCCAGCGCATCATCCTCGGCACGGATACAGGAACCGTGGTTGGTGAAGTCAACGACGTGCCGATCGGCAACATCGAGGACAAGATTCCGCCGACGATGTACCTGGAGTTCGGGAGCATTTCTCAGGCGGGCATGGCCGCGGTCATACGCACGTCGGCCGACGCGAGCCAGATCGAGCGGTCGTTGCGCCGCGCGCTCGCCTCGATCGACGCCGATGCCGCGTTCACGCCCGTGCGGCCGATGGACGATTTGATCACCGAATCACCGTCGGTGTTCATGCGTCGCTTTCCACTCTATCTCATCGGCACGTTCGCGCTCGCGGCGTTGCTGCTCAGCATTGTCGGCATCTACGGCGTCGTCAGCTACTCGGTCGCTCAGCGCACGCGCGAGATGGGCATTCGCATGGCGCTCGGCGCGCAGCCGGGGAGTCTCGTGGCGCTGGTTCTGCGGCACGGGGCATTCATGGCGGCGGCGGGCGTCGCGCTCGGCACAGTCGCGGCGCTTCTCGCGGGACGATTTGCCCAGCAGCTCTTGTATGGTGTGACGACGCGCGATCCGGTCACGTACCTCGGCGTCGGCGCGGTGCTGACGGTGGTCGCACTCGGCGCGACCATCTTGCCCGCGCGCCGAGCGACGAAGGTCGATCCGTCGCTCGCGCTGCGGGCGGAGTAG
- a CDS encoding amino acid permease: MTASAEETPLGAGPTLARRLGLFDATMIVMGGIIGAGIFVNPSVVARQVHTPGLVLGAWIIGGAIALIGAFVYAELAALRPRVGGQYAYLRDAYHPIVAFLYGWTLLLVVQTGGMAGAAIIFGRYFRDLTGLGVPEQVLAASTLGILTIINCVGVRAGSNVQSALMLTKLAAIGILIVVGLFGVTHPVTTTRATANAGDSGGAIGLATAMVPVLFAYGGWQTASFVSGEMRDPRRDLPRGLLIGVIAVIVLYLSVTWVCLNVLGVDGLASTKTPASDVMRMALGERGARVLALGIAISTVGFLSQSILTAPRVYYAMARDGVFFKVVGTLGERSRVPVVAIVLQGVWAAAIALTGKYDQILNYVVAIDVLFFGLTGASLIVFRAREGPPRDAVRVPLHPVTTGLFVLACWAISVTTVLHDPANAGIGVGILLIGVLVYQFWKTRPSAA, translated from the coding sequence ATGACCGCATCCGCCGAGGAGACGCCGCTGGGCGCTGGACCAACGCTGGCGCGACGTCTGGGTTTGTTCGACGCGACGATGATCGTGATGGGCGGCATCATCGGCGCCGGCATCTTCGTCAACCCCAGCGTCGTCGCGCGGCAGGTGCACACGCCCGGCCTCGTCCTCGGCGCATGGATCATTGGCGGTGCGATCGCCTTGATCGGCGCGTTCGTGTATGCCGAGCTGGCGGCATTGCGCCCGCGCGTGGGCGGGCAGTACGCGTATCTGCGCGACGCATATCATCCCATCGTCGCCTTCCTATATGGTTGGACGTTGCTGCTGGTCGTGCAGACGGGCGGCATGGCCGGCGCCGCGATCATTTTCGGCCGCTATTTTCGCGATCTCACCGGCCTGGGCGTGCCCGAGCAAGTCCTGGCCGCATCCACGCTGGGCATTCTGACGATCATCAACTGCGTTGGTGTGCGCGCGGGCAGCAACGTGCAGAGCGCGCTCATGCTGACCAAGCTCGCGGCGATCGGCATATTGATCGTCGTCGGGTTGTTTGGTGTGACGCACCCGGTGACGACGACACGCGCGACCGCGAACGCGGGTGACTCGGGCGGCGCGATCGGTCTCGCTACCGCGATGGTACCGGTGCTGTTCGCGTACGGCGGGTGGCAAACGGCCAGCTTCGTAAGCGGCGAGATGCGCGATCCACGCCGCGATCTGCCGCGCGGGCTGTTGATCGGGGTCATCGCCGTGATCGTGCTTTACTTGAGCGTCACGTGGGTCTGCCTGAACGTGCTCGGCGTAGACGGGCTGGCGAGCACGAAGACGCCGGCGTCCGACGTGATGCGGATGGCGCTCGGCGAACGCGGCGCGCGCGTCCTCGCGCTGGGCATCGCGATCTCGACGGTTGGGTTTCTCAGCCAGAGCATTCTGACCGCGCCGCGGGTCTACTACGCGATGGCCCGCGACGGCGTTTTCTTTAAGGTCGTCGGCACACTCGGCGAGCGGTCGCGCGTGCCTGTCGTTGCGATCGTACTGCAGGGCGTGTGGGCGGCGGCCATTGCGCTGACGGGCAAGTACGATCAGATCCTGAATTACGTCGTGGCGATCGACGTCTTGTTCTTCGGGCTCACCGGTGCGTCGCTTATTGTGTTTCGGGCGCGCGAGGGACCGCCGCGCGACGCGGTGCGCGTTCCGCTGCATCCGGTGACGACCGGGTTGTTCGTGCTCGCGTGCTGGGCGATCTCCGTGACGACTGTGCTGCACGATCCGGCCAACGCCGGAATTGGCGTCGGCATTCTCTTGATTGGAGTTTTGGTATACCAGTTCTGGAAAACGCGGCCTTCGGCGGCATGA